In Microbulbifer salipaludis, a genomic segment contains:
- a CDS encoding extracellular solute-binding protein produces MQRRAFLHNLAAVGAISCLPMSIQRSFAAQAVAVSVEQLPKLEGEITLYLGRGEGGLYENVLEAIRKRNPKLNLKIRRGATAALANSIVAESKAGVKRADVFWAVDSGAIGLISDAGLARPLPADLIAQLRPGFQYPQWAPVTGRVRTLPYNTDRLTAEQIPDSVMALADSDLSIGWAPAYASFQSFVTAMRLLEGDKVTADWLRAIKARATTYAGELGVVMAVERGEVDLGFANHYYTLRLKNGKPDAKVALGFTKNDAGCLVNAGGILALSDGDLPINFIRYLLTEEVQSYLASEAYEIPLVEGAKPPQGLPPLDTISPPKIDLTQLADLRPTLNLMRRVGVL; encoded by the coding sequence GTGCAGCGCAGAGCTTTTTTACACAACCTGGCGGCAGTTGGTGCAATCAGCTGTCTGCCAATGTCCATCCAGCGCAGCTTCGCGGCGCAAGCCGTGGCTGTTTCTGTTGAACAGTTGCCGAAGCTGGAAGGGGAGATCACCCTCTACCTCGGAAGGGGAGAGGGTGGCCTGTATGAAAATGTGCTTGAGGCCATTCGCAAGCGCAACCCGAAGCTGAATCTGAAGATTCGTCGCGGCGCAACGGCGGCGCTGGCAAACAGCATTGTGGCGGAGTCAAAGGCCGGGGTGAAACGCGCAGATGTGTTCTGGGCGGTGGATTCCGGCGCTATTGGCCTCATTAGTGACGCGGGGCTGGCGCGCCCGTTGCCGGCCGATCTGATCGCTCAGCTGAGGCCCGGCTTCCAATACCCGCAGTGGGCACCGGTTACCGGCCGGGTGCGAACCCTGCCATACAACACCGACCGCCTGACCGCGGAGCAAATCCCGGACAGTGTCATGGCGCTGGCCGACAGTGACCTGTCCATTGGCTGGGCCCCCGCGTACGCTTCTTTTCAGTCGTTCGTTACCGCGATGCGCTTGCTGGAGGGTGACAAAGTCACCGCGGACTGGCTGCGTGCGATCAAGGCGCGGGCAACCACCTATGCGGGCGAGCTTGGTGTGGTGATGGCGGTAGAGCGCGGTGAGGTGGATCTCGGGTTTGCCAATCATTACTACACCCTGCGTTTGAAAAACGGCAAGCCCGATGCCAAGGTGGCGCTCGGCTTTACCAAGAACGATGCCGGCTGCCTGGTGAATGCGGGCGGGATTCTGGCGCTGTCCGATGGTGACTTGCCGATCAACTTTATTCGCTACCTGCTCACCGAAGAAGTTCAGTCTTACCTGGCGAGCGAGGCTTACGAAATTCCCCTGGTGGAAGGCGCCAAGCCGCCGCAGGGCCTGCCGCCGCTGGATACCATATCCCCGCCGAAAATTGACCTTACGCAGTTGGCCGATCTGCGCCCCACGCTGAATCTGATGCGTCGTGTCGGGGTGCTATGA
- a CDS encoding ABC transporter permease has protein sequence MSLTLGRRWPASYPLALVIALLAIVPVGVLVGLASDSAELFDAHNLRVLSNTLLLMVFTVLGSVAIGVPLALITAYAQLPWRRLWLILLAAPLAIPSYIGAFTLYAAFGRGGEIQQLLGWPMPAVNGLPGATLVMTLYSYPFVMLTTRASLLSLDASLVNAARTLGMSIAASLWRVVLPRVATGIAAGALLVALYTLSDFGTPAIMRVDTFTRVIFVEYNAFGLSQAAMLSLQLLVIVGLVLFLESRVRGNKERPGRHLTLWPSRGQKLLMALVFAPVLVLAIVLPLLVFGVWLWREGTAGFDASYAWNSAHASFLAALVAVVLAIPVAHAAIAGRAGRFMERLTYFGFGVPGIVMGTALVYVGLQLPFLYQTLGLLVLAYVLRFLPLAVGSVRSTAEGLDPSLVKAARLLGASPREAFQRITLPLTIRGMVAGAALVFLEAMRELPATLMLGPTGFETLATYLWRMYEAGYFGRAAIPGLLLVLMSALGLALMLSGERRAEFDVTGK, from the coding sequence ATGAGCCTGACTCTCGGAAGGCGGTGGCCGGCGTCCTATCCGCTGGCGCTGGTGATTGCGTTGCTGGCCATTGTGCCGGTTGGCGTGTTGGTGGGGCTGGCGTCTGACAGCGCGGAGCTGTTTGACGCACATAATCTTCGGGTCCTCTCGAATACCCTGCTGCTGATGGTGTTCACGGTGCTGGGTTCTGTCGCAATCGGGGTGCCGCTGGCATTGATCACGGCCTACGCGCAATTGCCCTGGCGCCGGCTGTGGCTGATTCTGCTGGCGGCCCCTTTGGCCATTCCAAGCTATATCGGGGCGTTCACCCTGTATGCGGCGTTTGGTCGCGGCGGCGAAATCCAGCAGTTGCTGGGGTGGCCAATGCCGGCGGTGAATGGCCTCCCTGGCGCCACCCTGGTCATGACGCTGTATTCCTACCCGTTTGTAATGCTCACCACGCGCGCCTCGCTGCTGAGCCTTGATGCAAGCCTGGTGAATGCTGCACGCACGCTGGGCATGAGCATTGCCGCCAGCCTGTGGCGTGTGGTGCTGCCACGGGTTGCTACGGGCATCGCTGCCGGCGCGTTGCTGGTAGCGCTGTATACGCTATCCGATTTTGGCACACCGGCCATCATGCGCGTGGATACCTTCACGCGGGTGATTTTCGTCGAATACAACGCATTTGGCCTTAGCCAGGCGGCCATGCTGTCGCTGCAGCTGCTGGTCATTGTCGGGCTGGTGTTGTTTCTCGAATCCCGCGTGCGCGGTAACAAGGAGCGGCCCGGCCGGCACCTCACCCTGTGGCCCTCGCGTGGGCAGAAACTGTTGATGGCTCTGGTATTTGCACCGGTGTTGGTGCTGGCTATTGTGTTGCCGCTGCTGGTGTTTGGTGTCTGGCTGTGGCGCGAAGGTACCGCTGGCTTCGATGCGAGTTATGCATGGAATTCGGCCCACGCCTCGTTTCTTGCGGCGCTGGTGGCCGTGGTGCTGGCGATTCCGGTTGCGCATGCCGCCATCGCCGGTCGTGCCGGACGTTTTATGGAGCGGCTGACTTATTTCGGTTTTGGCGTCCCGGGTATCGTTATGGGTACTGCACTGGTGTATGTCGGGCTGCAGCTGCCGTTTCTTTACCAGACTCTGGGGCTGCTGGTTCTGGCATACGTCCTGCGCTTCCTCCCTCTGGCGGTGGGATCTGTGCGCTCCACGGCGGAAGGTCTGGACCCGAGCCTGGTTAAGGCCGCACGCTTGCTGGGTGCGAGCCCGCGCGAGGCTTTTCAGAGAATTACCCTGCCACTGACAATCCGCGGCATGGTGGCGGGTGCCGCGCTGGTCTTCCTGGAGGCCATGCGTGAATTGCCCGCGACCCTGATGCTGGGGCCTACCGGCTTTGAGACGCTGGCTACGTACTTGTGGCGAATGTACGAGGCAGGTTATTTTGGCCGCGCGGCCATTCCGGGCCTGCTGCTGGTGTTGATGTCTGCGTTGGGACTGGCGCTCATGCTGTCCGGTGAGCGCCGCGCCGAATTCGATGTTACTGGGAAATAA
- a CDS encoding ABC transporter ATP-binding protein yields MLKVRNLSVHYGSTRVVNNLNLALGDDEVLMLVGPTGCGKTTILQALAGLIPISEGEIQLGSWHATPKKSVPPEKRNVGMVFQDFALFPHLTVQQNVCFRLSDTALADHWLNLLGLDAFRHTKPANLSGGQKQRVALARTLAHEPAFVLLDEPLSNLDAALKDSLRWEIREALKKAGIPAIWVTHDQEEALSIGDRVGILKGGELEQVDSPERCFSEPASRFVARFLGEASFLPGQLRQASVETELGHAPGIPINGAGGAVDLLVRPDDLSLVPSVQGNGVVDWVRYEGCSRLFAVTVDGGAQLRVRTSHEVQAEPGERVQLAIVTTHPLAAFARS; encoded by the coding sequence ATGCTGAAAGTACGTAACCTGTCTGTGCATTACGGTTCTACCCGGGTGGTGAACAACCTGAACCTGGCGCTCGGGGACGATGAAGTCCTCATGCTGGTGGGGCCCACAGGCTGCGGAAAAACCACGATATTACAGGCTCTGGCGGGCCTGATTCCGATCTCGGAGGGCGAAATTCAGCTGGGCTCCTGGCACGCCACGCCGAAGAAGTCGGTGCCGCCAGAGAAGCGTAATGTGGGCATGGTGTTTCAGGATTTCGCCCTGTTTCCCCACCTCACCGTGCAGCAGAATGTGTGTTTCCGTCTGTCTGATACGGCGTTGGCGGACCACTGGCTGAACCTGCTGGGGCTGGATGCATTCCGTCACACCAAACCGGCGAATCTTTCTGGCGGCCAGAAGCAACGTGTCGCGCTGGCACGCACGTTGGCGCACGAGCCCGCGTTTGTTTTGCTGGATGAACCGCTGTCGAACCTCGACGCGGCGCTGAAAGACAGCTTGCGCTGGGAGATTCGCGAAGCGTTGAAAAAAGCGGGTATTCCTGCGATCTGGGTAACACACGATCAGGAAGAAGCGTTGTCGATCGGCGACCGGGTGGGAATCCTCAAGGGGGGCGAGCTGGAGCAGGTCGATTCGCCCGAGCGCTGTTTCTCCGAACCCGCCAGCCGCTTTGTGGCGCGCTTCCTCGGTGAAGCGAGCTTCTTGCCGGGGCAGCTCCGGCAGGCATCGGTGGAGACCGAACTCGGCCACGCACCGGGGATTCCCATCAATGGGGCCGGTGGTGCGGTGGATTTGCTGGTGCGTCCGGATGATCTTTCTCTGGTGCCTTCAGTCCAGGGTAACGGTGTGGTCGACTGGGTGCGCTACGAAGGGTGTTCGCGCCTGTTTGCGGTGACCGTCGACGGTGGTGCCCAGCTCCGCGTACGCACCAGTCACGAGGTCCAGGCTGAACCTGGCGAGCGCGTACAGCTCGCCATTGTTACCACCCATCCCCTGGCTGCATTTGCGCGGTCCTGA
- a CDS encoding OmpA family protein — MRSTQVPAKTIAGAALVAAMTASTPLLAQEDKYIDIMPFLTRVDEERNTERQAAGLRTAFGWQTQGNWFTEVHLFGTQLDGTNDRFTTPPPLFSGELYPSGDNDLTGLGMDAVYSFNGRDGYSPFLLGGVGVSHNNTKFDYGYQETNAFINLGAGITSGAISRSGLKIRAEVRYLRDFFAGDMNDWQFGFGLSIPLSCPPVAAPVAAPPPPEPKPEIINLDSDGDGVLDRNDRCPNTLPGAEVDEYGCVVADQTITLENIQFEFNSARLTPRAEAALSKVAQSLRDQPNTQVEVAGHTDSQGNDSYNLRLSGQRAESVRRYLVQNGVNAARITARGYGETQPVASNATESGRAQNRRVELTFR, encoded by the coding sequence ATGCGTTCAACACAAGTGCCAGCTAAAACGATCGCGGGGGCTGCGTTGGTCGCAGCCATGACAGCCAGCACACCGCTGCTCGCCCAGGAAGACAAGTACATCGACATCATGCCGTTCCTCACCCGTGTGGACGAGGAACGCAATACCGAGCGCCAGGCCGCTGGTCTGCGCACCGCATTTGGCTGGCAGACCCAGGGCAACTGGTTCACCGAGGTCCACCTGTTCGGCACCCAGCTTGATGGCACCAACGACCGTTTCACCACCCCGCCACCCCTGTTTTCCGGTGAGCTCTATCCCAGTGGCGACAACGACCTCACCGGGCTGGGGATGGATGCGGTCTACAGCTTCAATGGCCGTGACGGTTACTCCCCTTTTCTGCTCGGTGGCGTGGGTGTGTCTCACAACAACACCAAGTTTGATTACGGCTACCAGGAAACCAATGCCTTTATCAACCTCGGCGCAGGTATCACCAGTGGTGCCATCAGCCGAAGCGGACTGAAAATACGTGCTGAAGTGCGCTACTTGCGCGATTTTTTCGCCGGCGACATGAATGACTGGCAGTTTGGTTTCGGGCTGAGTATCCCGCTCAGCTGCCCACCGGTGGCTGCACCTGTTGCGGCGCCGCCTCCCCCAGAGCCCAAGCCTGAGATCATCAACCTCGACAGCGATGGTGACGGGGTTCTCGACCGCAACGACCGCTGCCCGAATACCCTGCCCGGTGCGGAAGTGGATGAGTACGGTTGTGTGGTGGCAGACCAGACCATCACCCTGGAAAACATCCAGTTCGAGTTCAACTCAGCCAGGCTGACACCGCGGGCAGAAGCCGCACTGAGCAAAGTGGCTCAGTCTCTGCGCGACCAGCCCAATACCCAGGTGGAAGTGGCCGGGCACACAGACAGCCAGGGCAATGACAGCTACAACCTGCGGTTATCAGGCCAGCGCGCCGAATCCGTGCGCCGCTATCTGGTGCAAAACGGTGTCAATGCTGCCCGCATCACCGCCCGGGGCTACGGTGAAACCCAGCCCGTGGCCAGCAACGCCACCGAGTCGGGCCGGGCCCAGAACCGTCGGGTGGAACTCACCTTCCGCTGA
- a CDS encoding TrmH family RNA methyltransferase translates to MNDSPEYLKKRAFFDSLLTIYGRKPVLEALEDHNLPVHKLHLADSNRKDQLITRIEQLASARNIEIAHWDRKGLSRISKNARQDQGVALDLALPHYGSAETFLETPQQKPFELLALDGITNPQNLGMIIRSACAGGIDGIILPRKGCAQVDPLVIKASVGTLFKTRILRCDQLAPVLEKFAIKGARVCALSSHAKDTLRTIGDEKPTIFVLGNETHGVSTAVENVCTHRLRIPMQNGVESLNVAITAALISFRHQY, encoded by the coding sequence GTGAATGATTCTCCTGAATACCTCAAGAAACGAGCTTTTTTCGACAGCCTGCTGACCATTTACGGCCGCAAGCCCGTCCTGGAAGCACTGGAAGACCACAACCTGCCAGTGCACAAGCTGCATCTGGCGGACAGCAACCGCAAAGACCAGCTGATTACCCGTATCGAGCAACTGGCCAGCGCGCGTAACATCGAAATCGCGCACTGGGATCGCAAGGGCCTGTCACGGATATCCAAAAACGCGCGACAGGATCAGGGCGTAGCACTGGATCTGGCACTGCCCCACTACGGCAGCGCGGAAACCTTCCTGGAGACACCGCAGCAAAAACCTTTTGAGCTGCTGGCGCTGGACGGCATCACCAATCCGCAGAATTTGGGGATGATCATCCGCTCTGCCTGTGCCGGCGGGATTGATGGGATCATTCTCCCCCGCAAAGGATGCGCCCAGGTAGACCCGCTGGTGATCAAGGCCAGCGTCGGCACCCTGTTCAAGACCCGGATTCTGCGCTGCGACCAACTGGCACCCGTGCTGGAAAAGTTTGCGATCAAAGGCGCCCGGGTGTGCGCCCTGTCATCCCACGCGAAAGACACGCTGCGCACCATCGGCGACGAAAAACCCACGATTTTTGTGCTTGGCAACGAAACGCATGGAGTCAGCACTGCGGTGGAGAATGTCTGCACACACCGGCTGCGCATTCCCATGCAGAACGGTGTGGAAAGTCTCAATGTGGCTATTACGGCGGCGCTGATCAGTTTCCGCCACCAGTACTAG
- a CDS encoding Rossmann-like and DUF2520 domain-containing protein — translation MHSLNIIGAGNLGRTLGRLWHERQVFRVGGICNRSLASAREAVAFIGAGSAATEIGAMAPADFWLIAVPDDHIEVAAQALAAHLQRLPQHAGANTPSPTSTPTPTPVVFHCSGAMASSVLTDCLPARIASAHPVHSFADPARSLHDLPGSYVALEGDASARSLLEEAFANLECSCITLTPEQKVLYHAGSVMACNYLTVLLDLSLRTFSAAGIDENTARQLLGPIVVKTAQNNIALGPQKALTGPLVRGDIRTVARQLDALSQLTESAPPITPPTLADAYRLLGKAALPLAQKAGLNADTAQKLHTLFDEQTRE, via the coding sequence TTGCATTCACTGAACATCATTGGCGCGGGCAACCTCGGCCGCACCCTCGGTCGCTTGTGGCACGAGCGCCAGGTCTTTCGGGTTGGGGGCATATGCAACCGCAGTCTGGCCAGCGCCCGGGAAGCGGTGGCGTTCATCGGCGCTGGCTCCGCCGCTACCGAAATTGGCGCTATGGCCCCCGCGGACTTCTGGCTGATCGCCGTACCCGACGACCATATCGAAGTAGCTGCCCAGGCGCTCGCCGCGCATCTGCAGCGGCTCCCGCAACACGCCGGTGCCAACACGCCCTCCCCGACGTCCACCCCCACGCCCACCCCGGTCGTTTTTCACTGCAGCGGCGCCATGGCTTCCAGTGTGCTGACGGACTGTTTACCCGCGCGTATTGCCAGCGCACACCCGGTGCACAGTTTTGCCGATCCCGCGCGCTCGCTACACGACTTGCCCGGGAGTTACGTCGCACTCGAGGGGGACGCCAGCGCCCGAAGCCTGCTGGAGGAGGCGTTCGCCAATCTGGAATGCAGCTGCATTACCCTCACCCCCGAACAAAAGGTGCTGTATCACGCGGGGTCGGTCATGGCCTGCAATTATCTGACAGTGCTCTTGGACCTCAGCCTGCGGACATTTTCCGCCGCCGGCATTGATGAAAACACCGCGCGACAATTGCTGGGGCCGATTGTGGTAAAAACGGCCCAGAACAATATCGCCCTCGGCCCGCAAAAGGCGCTGACCGGCCCGCTGGTACGGGGCGATATACGCACCGTTGCCCGCCAACTGGACGCCCTGTCACAGTTGACCGAATCGGCGCCGCCGATAACGCCCCCGACGCTTGCAGACGCCTACCGGCTACTGGGCAAAGCTGCCCTGCCACTTGCGCAAAAAGCCGGCCTGAACGCCGATACCGCACAGAAATTACACACACTTTTCGATGAACAAACCCGTGAATGA